CTACCGTAACTCCAAAACCCAACTTAGCAGTTGGATGAATGGAAGCAGTGGAAGAAATTTTTCCGGAAGGAACGTAAGAGGGATAAAGAACGTTGAGAACTTCCGCAAGACTTAGTTCCGGATTGGAAACCACAAGGCAAGGAATAGACAATTCCTTCGCAAGTTCTTCGGTAGTTAATATCACGCTGGAAAGGGTTTTCTTGGCTTCGGTTAACATTTTTTTATTGGAAAGAAAACTTACGGAATTTTTTGCTCCGGGAGAAATAGAGACGATTTTTTCTAGAAGAATCGTGTCCGGCGTCTGAGTGTTTATAATTTTAGATTCGCTTACTTTTTTCGTTAATTCTGATAATTTGATTTGGAACATGTTTCCTCGTTTTATTTCGTTATTACACGGAGAAATGAACAATTCCGATCGTCACGCAAAAAAGAAGAACGATCGCATATGGAAAATTATCAATTTATAAGAATTACTATTTCATCGGAAATACGATATAAATATCCCGTTTGACGAAATGGTCTGTTTGAAAACCATGTAGGAAATTCAAAAAATTTTTCATTTTTAGGAATTGTACCCGCTCATGAAACCGATTAGAGAACCCCAGATTAACTTATTCAAAAAATCCAATCCCTACAAAGCTAAAGTAATCAGCAACGTTCTATTAACTCCGGAAGCCGGAACCGGAAAAAGACCCAAAAAAGAAGGAGAGGCACTCGTTCATAGAATCACTCTATCGCTTGATCATTCCGCTTATCCATACTTAATCGGGCAAAGCGGCGGAGTAATTCCTCCAGGCGAAGATCCCGAAAAGAAAGCGAAAGGTTTGGCGGATGCGAGTTATACTGTAAGACTTTATTCCATCGCCTCCCCAAGTTATTCCTTTGGAATGAAAGAGGACAATATCGAATTTATTATTAAAAGAGATAACGTATACGATGAAAATGGAAACCTTCAATTCAAAGGTGTTTGTTCGAACTATATGTGCGATCTGAAACCGGGTGACGAAGTAACCATGACCGGACCTTCTGGAAAAAAATTTCTTCTTCCTAATACAGATTTCAGTGGAGATATTATGTTTCTTGCAACTGGAACCGGAATCGCTCCTTTTATTGGAATGAGTGAAGAGCTTTTAGAACACAAACTTATCAAATTTACTGGAAATATCACTCTCGTTTACGGAGCGCCTTATTCCGACGAACTCGTAATGACGGATTACCTTAGAGGTTTAGAATCCAAGCATAAAAATTTTAAACTGATTACCGCGATTTCGAGAGAAGAAAAAAATTCTTTCGATGGCGGAAGAATGTATATTTCCCACCGAGTTCGTGAACAAACAGAAACAGTGAAAAAGATTTTAAACGGCGGCGGGCGTTTCTACATTTGCGGCGGACCGAAAGGAATGGAAAAAGGTGTGATTGAAGAAATCCAAAAGATCGCGGGTGACGCCGGAACCTACGAAGAGTTTAAACATCATTTGGAAGGCGCACACCAGTTGTTTGTCGAAACATACTGATGCTCTTATTTTTACAAAGGGCCGCGGCATGTATTCTGATCTTTCTTTGTCTTTTTACGGAGTTGCGAGTAAATGAGCGTTGGGGGTATTTATCGGAATTTAGCGGAAGCTCTCCAAAGTCCTACGGAGGCTCGAGTTTTGGATCTGAAGAATCAGGCATTAACGACGCTTCCAAAGGAAATCGGGCAATTGCAAAATTTAGAAAATTTGGATTTGAGTAGAAACCAACTGACTTCAATTCCCGAAGAAATCGGGCAATTACAGAATTTACAAGAATTGGATTTGGGTGAAAATCACCGACTAACGTCTCTTCCAAAGAAAATCGAACAATTGCAAAAGTTGAAAGCGTTGAATTTGATGTATAACCGACTAACATTTTTTCCGCAGGAAATTGGGCAGTTACAGAATTTACAAAAATTGAACTTGAGCAATAACCGACTAACATTTTTTCCACAAGAAATTGGACAGTTGCAGAATTTACAAAAACTATATTTATGGTGTAACCAATTGACTTCCTATCCAATGGAAATAATGCAGTTACAAAATTTACAAACGCTGTCTTTAGGGTGGAACCAACTGACATTCCAACCACAAGAAATCGGGCAATTGCAAAATTTAGAAAATTTGGATTTGAGTAGAAACCAACTGACTTCAATTCCCGAAGAAATCGGGCAATTGCAGAATTTACAAGAATTGCATTTGAGCAATAATCGACTAACGTCCCTTCCAAAGGAAATCGGACAGCTACAGAATCTACAAAAATTACATTTAAGGGATAACAAACTTGCAACGCTTCCTCAAGAAATAGTGCAGTTACAAAATTTAAAAACGCTGTTTTTAGATGGTAACCAATTAATCTCTCTACCAAAAGAAATAGTGCAGTTACAAAATTTACGAACGTTGTTTTTATTTGGTAACCAATTGACCTCTCTACCGAAAGAAATTGAACAATTGCAGAATTTAGAAGGATTGCATTTGCGCGGTAATCCAATCAGATCCAAAGAAAAAGAGAACCTTCGCAAGGCTCTTCCAAAATGTGATATTCGCTTTTGATCGCATTTTATTTCACTATAATTAGCGATCTCATGCGGATTGAATGTATGAATTTTGGAATTTTTCAATGACTTTATTTTAGATTTTCATTTTAACATTACTAAAAACGAATCGATGAAATTTAAGTTAGTTTTTTATATTGTTATAAGAAACTGACATGTGACCTGCCGAACGACTCTAGAGAGCGTGAAGCGTTATGTTTTCCAGATTTAACGATTCCATAAATAAAATTTGAGTTTTGAAACAATCTATAAGGAGAATTAAAAATGGGTGTGATCCGTGACATAGATAAA
The nucleotide sequence above comes from Leptospira weilii. Encoded proteins:
- a CDS encoding ferredoxin-NADP reductase — its product is MKPIREPQINLFKKSNPYKAKVISNVLLTPEAGTGKRPKKEGEALVHRITLSLDHSAYPYLIGQSGGVIPPGEDPEKKAKGLADASYTVRLYSIASPSYSFGMKEDNIEFIIKRDNVYDENGNLQFKGVCSNYMCDLKPGDEVTMTGPSGKKFLLPNTDFSGDIMFLATGTGIAPFIGMSEELLEHKLIKFTGNITLVYGAPYSDELVMTDYLRGLESKHKNFKLITAISREEKNSFDGGRMYISHRVREQTETVKKILNGGGRFYICGGPKGMEKGVIEEIQKIAGDAGTYEEFKHHLEGAHQLFVETY